GAATTCGTCAGACTGTATCTGATACAAAATGTTTCTCATTCCGTTATGGGTTCCCGAGCTGCCCTTAGGTCTTATTCTGATCTTTCCAAGCTCCAGATCGATATCATCAAACATTACTATTATATTCCGAGCAGGTATTTTATACCATTCTATTACTTCTCTTAAACTCTCACCGCTTAAATTCATAAAGGTTTGAGGCTTTACAAGTATAACTCTCTTTCCTTCTATATTTCCTTCCCCGATAAGAGCCTTAAACTTGACCTTTGATATGCTTATGTTATTCA
This sequence is a window from Pseudobacteroides sp.. Protein-coding genes within it:
- the pth gene encoding aminoacyl-tRNA hydrolase, encoding MDNTYIIAGLGNPGNKYDNTRHNVGFDAVDLLAYLNNISISKVKFKALIGEGNIEGKRVILVKPQTFMNLSGESLREVIEWYKIPARNIIVMFDDIDLELGKIRIRPKGSSGTHNGMRNILYQIQSDEFPRVRIGIDRPPEGWNLADYVLSKFSPAERGTINDSIKNAAQAVAEILKSGVDAAMNKFNK